In a genomic window of Anomalospiza imberbis isolate Cuckoo-Finch-1a 21T00152 chromosome 5, ASM3175350v1, whole genome shotgun sequence:
- the ISX gene encoding intestine-specific homeobox, with translation MTDPRVCAGQRKPSLSFSIEEILKKPSASTVPNSENRNRSSYAERPPSLKAESPVAFDSSSRSQSDCDLPSSKRLLPTTCATPMAKARRVQATHCRRPTANPASFLGEDMGRERVEGKRKHEEDQLCGFPVDHPLHAERKGKRRIRTTFTAEQLQELEKIFQVTHYPDVHIRNQLAAKINLPEARVQIWFQNQRAKWRKHEKFSNFGGLRYLTEVDFVPAPKSDITAPSSMPRKLSASYPAVGYYSPLQGQLTTAWLPSTLSFAPHHVELLSFPKPYLLFNVQPPYGSLLPRKLERSSICASSS, from the exons ATGACGGATCCCCGCGTGTGTGCTGGACAGAGGAAGCCCAGCCTGTCCTTTTCCATTGAGGAAATCTTAAAGAAACCTTCTGCCAGCACTGTCCCGAACAGTGAAAATAGGAACAGAAGTAGCTATGCTGAGAGACCTCCGTCCCTAAAAGCAGAGTCACCGGTGGCCTTTG ATTCCAGCAGCCGGAGTCAGTCTGACTGTGACTTACCTTCATCCAAAAGGCTTCTTCCCACCACATGTGCTACACCCATGGCCAAAGCAAGGAGGGTGCAGGCAACTCACTGCAGAAGACCTACTGCCAACCCAGCGTCCTTCCTGGGTGAGGACATGGGACGTGAACGTGtggaaggcaaaagaaaacatGAGGAAGACCAGCTATGTGGTTTCCCAGTGGACCATCCACTTCATG ctgagaggaaagggaaaCGAAGAATCCGGACAACGTTCacagctgagcagctccaggaactGGAGAAAATTTTCCAAGTGACTCACTACCCCGATGTCCATATTCGCAATCAACTGGCAGCAAAGATAAACCTCCCAGAAGCCAGAGTTCAG ATCTGGTTCCAGAATCAGCGAGCAAAGTGGAGGAAACATGAAAAGTTCAGCAACTTTGGTGGCCTTCGCTATCTGACAGAAGTTGATTTCGTTCCTGCCCCCAAGTCAGATATCACA GCTCCTAGCTCGATGCCAAGAAAGCTCTCTGCTTCCTATCCTGCCGTGGGATACTACTCACCACTGCAAGGACAGCTGACAACTGCCTGGCTGCCCAGCACACTCTCCTTTGCTCCCCACCACGTGGAGCTGCTGTCTTTCCCAAAACCATACTTGCTCTTCAATGTCCAGCCCCCTTACGGCTCACTGCTACCCCGCAAGTTGGAAAGGAGCAGTATCTGTGCCAGCTCCTCATAG